In the genome of Trichomycterus rosablanca isolate fTriRos1 chromosome 24, fTriRos1.hap1, whole genome shotgun sequence, one region contains:
- the si:ch1073-335m2.2 gene encoding msx2-interacting protein isoform X1, with product MVRETRHLWVGNLPEHVREEKIVEHFKRYGRVESVKVLRKRGSEGGVAAFVDFVDIKSAQKAHNSVNKMGDRDLRTDYNEPGSVPSAVRGLDDASPSSSHARDVASFSRAAVGAVYGPPVSLHTREGRYERRIDGSSDSRDRAYEHNPYGHHERGGTFERPRHYNSDYYRDRAMFASGVGPSPAVSAISGGFDAPESHFESRIREPFPPSGSTRRDPYRDDRGRRADRTYHRRSRSSHSSQSRHPSPQRTTGQTPKAPHSPKRVAVSPSRGQRSRSRSRSSSSDSVSSTSSTGSGSSDSNSSSSEGSRARSVQSAATHPPPGPPPLVLDCDEPRRSFGIRVQNLPVRSTDTSLKDGLFHEFKKYGKVTSVQIHGASEERYGLVFFRQQEDQEKALSVSKGKLFFGMLIEVTAWNGPETESENEFRPLDGRIDEFHPKATRTLFIGNLEKTTNYQQLLDVFQRFGEIVDIDIKRVNGVPQYAFVQYSDIASVCKAIKKMDGEYLGANRLKLGFGKSMPTTCVWLDGLSSNITEQYLTRHFCRYGHVVKVVFDRLKGMALILYNNTDFAQAAVRETKGWKIGGNKIKVDFASQESQVAFYRSMQASGQDMREFYDIASERRDERRPPYHEFSAERAYYENVRTPGIYAEDPRREYSVRARERYAELDHYPAEHYDPRYHEDPREYRDYRDPFEQDIRKYSYIQRERERERERFEADRGRWSPSHPRRPITPTASPSPSERVSREERRVYRQSSERSGSCSSLSPTPQYEKTEKSPVEYKTEGLDRETEPAEADRASGTEKSKRGRRKDKADREKGEKVKSRRGKVQSPSMSFAEPDREPSLDSNSGKVKVPDADGSEKPRHKGEGSPFDPMSRLEPQKERLDFSKTESQERDNKGRSKKPPKSEINDGKDPLMDSDKLAARKRRFGDPISKGVKPKRGRVEDDQTTGAGQPADSGANSFAKELESDVKTLEKDAQKRDHSKSSSDRVASHQREESDPSIRAESQSASARQGEHSEPLEPLNSKSHPGPSTSRQVSNDGSPEKDAKGKDEYLDIDLSQSYRKQMEQNRRLQQQLQESEKAGKTETSQSLDTEDLEHRSLVHEVGKPPQDVTDNSPPSKSKKQDQLEMDLGSKRERVYRIFRPKSEDPEWTSPRFHASQHGDEEFTDVPQLINVKEVKEQPRTVDNAHPDLDVGVKQVHCPQMSKLSTPVQDEQRRWESRLKQDLLPDFSRNSEKRRLNRKYLNYRLWPDLEPGEVHSDSEEDREQKPNSPMPSTSVSFPERHRGDRLSESKLTNSLERNKFCSYALDQTITPDTKALLERAKSLSSSREDNWSFLDCDSHFASFRSRKDTEKVESTPRPTPSWYMKKKKARSESDDKLDDRKEDPKPAEQERRELFASRFLHSSIFEQDSRRLQHLEKKHEDAANAFPGGQQGQIEGQPDPEPVVLFHDRFLELTRLQQQKGKDPSQQDPQKDESVEEKANDKTQEEQKSTQQPSAVESNVQQAEIKPVSPAQVPQTSPVQSIQTNTVQEPQKSPPVIQTKELSPQPEAVSVRAPSPKQPSPPVKEEKQPEQPVTSQSSSLPQEMPEIQEPKPSLNETRVSPTKEMEVTKDGNDEELSSSNTQTTDAQLNSEPEPEPKSELPELQNSPSPMIVNEPGVLEKPEPETIEAELLLREVHPKGADSYTAEEPVSPLPKSKSKKAKASPTTPVAPLTSTNTPDKQTTRKSERIDREKLKRSSSPRGEQSKAVSDSKTTAKSPIHSPEPEGTEQNALSGRSRRKNVRSVYLKNPNKEESVPQPVKEAESPRGARKRGVDKDSVQQQPAEPESLPAPTTSRRGRPPKNRRQGEDLAGGKNERSKLSDAKESDISENSDAITKVGKGKHSPQTTKSANQGTVSGFGKKGDNISEPMASGVDMESQDGTVQQDGGPSVENDTKEESILETKQEKDRETPLEGAAGGQNKPCDPVQEASSLEKSGRPKPTRLNRNPKIVTDDKSLILKDLRIRLDVTEVKATLQTGEDESGHDESPKKMLGTSPKEPIPEPRFEKEIMMDEDTIKEESITPPPKVKDPNEALLFRQMELEQAVENIAKLTEDPTPMQFKIPNESQPTELVVEPEIEPEGDKPANPASETELAAAIDSITSEDMSCSLPQDQIISSVINPEPGIQTLVPDAKVAESDVDSATIQEDASNTGATKKGAKGRPKAQKRAKGPRAVNKKDAAKEMVIDAESSSVKSPESLPPEIPTGTETSPPAAAVITPTSKQDMSLPVNVTEVPKVTEVPLKEQPDLPKPSGLPVSKSPTSIKPQPNPYDCTSPSVSPTSICLKPLHQSRPPISPTDQLNQSKETAVLTNSVMPTAPVESPTMHPSSDLRKILAKPRGIPIPEVNAIPGAIHARESDAKNVPHENRQPSISAQPLVRPPASLASPETKQSVISVIASTASVISRICNPSESEETHSVPINNPFVEKQPPKPVYQPSMEESGAYHGPPGGEEGGNASRYIVENTSLSTGPPPAGLRVNTSEGVVVLSYSGQKIEGRQRISAKISQIPPPSAIDIESQQLVSMPPIKPELYGASQRDSPKGPVPSSDHGHSLKSQANMSSKHESGPDKLDPYSPVQSGVVKRIQQTPGPSQVIGFHPSDYTILMKHPKKAEGNESPWVSAISPAISPHLPSAAGNHVGFIPGTPTDRPPSHIQPLQEPRSPRKSGHPHSPFAKVSSPIGSSSPKAVSMVLQPGLPTISQYIPSVHHSEQSVIMPPHSSHGGLGRISPHRVGQAITMGHLSQGEVRVNTPPLVMSYGIHNEGLASSWPPGQQRSTSPQAVVNREMVLKVNPANARGHDGLGRPPATQLKQDSIPAEYRGPVHSGMALDRFNMSARDMRMLIHHQQGERPSGELHPGHIAEAANSTTNIAASLSPRPHLLQKGVSDKDAVKQSEIKRSTSPPGKEGIMGIRGAVPAIASPQRVHLIPSGAVPQFPEYSTMYTNLRTVHSQFSESSPLGMSQPPRNITPSQGVQESDRSQTPTETNMEHVEHQQVNMVQLLTRYPIVWQGLLALKNDTAAVQLHFVCGNKSLGLRSLPVPETGALLRIVQRMRLETQQLEGVARRMTGESDFCLLLAMPCGRDTEDVVNQTQVLKSAFINYLKAKLAAGIINVPNPGSNQPAYVLQIFPPCEFSESHLSRLAPDLLNQISSISPHLMIVITSV from the exons ATGGTTCGGGAAACCAGACACCTGTGGGTGGGAAATTTACCCGAACACGTCCGAGAGGAGAAAATAGTGGAGCATTTCAAACG GTATGGACGGGTGGAGAGCGTTAAGGTCCTCCGGAAGCGGGGCTCGGAGGGCGGCGTGGCGGCGTTCGTGGACTTTGTGGACATCAAAAGCGCGCAGAAGGCGCACAACTCCGTCAACAAGATGGGCGACCGAGACCTCCGCACAGATTACAACGAGCCCGGCTCGGTGCCCAGCGCCGTCCGGGGCCTGGACGACGCCTCGCCGTCCAGCAGTCACGCCAGGGACGTGGCGAGTTTCTCCCGGGCCGCCGTGGGTGCCGTTTATGGACCCCCGGTGTCTCTGCACACCAGAGAGGGACGCTATGAGCGCAGAATAGACGG CAGTTCGGACAGTCGGGATCGGGCGTACGAGCACAATCCCTACGGACACCACGAGCGCGGCGGCACTTTCGAAAGGCCGCGCCACTACAACTCGGACTATTACAGAGACCGCGCCATGTTCGCGTCCGGGGTCGGCCCCAGCCCGGCGGTGAGCGCCATCAGCGGCGGCTTCGACGCCCCGGAGTCTCACTTCGAGTCTCGGATACGCGAGCCCTTTCCTCCGTCCGGCTCCACGCGCCGGGACCCTTACCGGGACGACAGGGGGCGCCGCGCCGATCGGACTTATCACCGGCGGAGTCGATCGTCTCATTCCTCGCAGTCGCGACACCCCTCTCCGCAAAGGACCACAGGACAGACCCCGAAAGCACCTCATTCCCCTAAAAGAGTAGCGGTATCGCCGAGCAGAGGACAGCGGTCGCGGTCACGGAGCCGGTCGTCCAGCTCGGACTCGGTCAGCAGCACCAGCAGCACCGGGAGCGGCAG CAGCGACTCCAACAGCAGTTCGAGCGAGGGATCTCGGGCGCGCTCGGTTCAGTCTGCGGCGACGCACCCCCCTCCGGGTCCTCCCCCGCTGGTCCTGGACTGCGACGAGCCCCGCAGGAGCTTCGGGATCAGGGTCCAGAACCTTCCTGTACGATCCACAG ACACCAGTTTGAAAGACGGCCTGTTCCACGAGTTCAAAAAGTACGGCAAGGTGACGTCGGTGCAGATCCACGGCGCCTCGGAGGAGCGGTACGGGTTAgtgttcttcagacagcaggaGGACCAGGAGAAAGCTCTGAGCGTGTCTAAAGGGAAGCTCTTTTTTGGGATGCTGATCGAAGTGACTGCGTGGAACGGACCCG AGACTGAAAGTGAGAACGAGTTTCGCCCGTTGGACGGGAGGATAGACGAGTTCCACCCGAAAGCTACTCGCACTTTGTTTATCGGGAATCTGGAGAAGACGACCAACTACCAGCAGCTGCTCGACGTCTTCCAGCGCTTCGGGGAGATCGTG GATATTGATATAAAGAGGGTGAATGGAGTTCCGCAGTATGCCTTTGTGCAGTACTCTGATATCGCCAGCGTTTGTAAAGCCATCAAGAAAATGGACGGAGAGTATTTGGGCGCCAACAGACTCAAG CTTGGTTTCGGGAAGAGCATGCCGACGACGTGCGTGTGGTTAGACGGCCTGTCGTCCAACATCACCGAGCAGTACCTGACCCGACACTTCTGTCGCTACGGCCACGTGGTTAAG gtGGTGTTCGACAGGTTAAAGGGCATGGCTCTCATCCTCTACAACAACACGGATTTCGCCCAGGCGGCTGTAAGAGAGACCAAAGGCTGGAAAATCGGAGGAAACAAAATCAAG GTCGACTTTGCCAGTCAGGAGAGCCAGGTTGCGTTCTATCGCTCCATGCAGGCTTCAGGACAGGATATGCGCGAGTTTTATGACATCGCTTCAGAAAGAAG AGACGAGCGAAGACCTCCGTATCACGAATTCTCAGCAGAGAGAGCGTACTATGAGAACGTCCGGACCCCGGGTATCTATGCCGAAGACCCCCGTCGAGAGTATTCCGTCCGAGCCAGAGAGCGGTACGCAGAGTTGGACCACTATCCAGCCGAGCACTACGACCCACGTTATCACGAGGACCCTCGAGAGTACCGGGATTATCGGGATCCGTTCGAACAGGACATCAGAAAGTACAGCTACATTCAGCGGGAACGGGAGCGAGAACGCGAGCGCTTCGAGGCCGACCGGGGAAGATGGAGTCCCTCCCATCCACGCCGACCCATAACCCCTACGGCCTCGCCTTCACCATCCGAGCGCGTCTCTAGAGAAGAGCGGCGGGTGTACAGGCAGTCGTCCGAGAGGAGCGGGAGCTGTAGCTCGTTATCACCCACGCCTCAGTACGAAAAGACCGAAAAGTCTCCGGTCGAGTATAAGACGGAGGGTCTGGACAGAGAAACGGAGCCGGCCGAGGCCGATCGGGCCAGCGGGACGGAGAAGAGCAAGCGCGGCAGGCGCAAAGACAAGGCAGACAGAGAGAAGGGCGAGAAGGTCAAGTCGAGGAGGGGGAAGGTGCAGTCTCCCAGCATGTCTTTCGCCGAGCCGGATCGGGAGCCAAGCCTGGATTCAAATTCTGGAAAAGTTAAAGTTCCCGATGCCGACGGCTCGGAGAAACCGAGGCACAAAGGCGAGGGATCCCCTTTTGATCCGATGTCTCGCTTGGAGCCGCAAAAAGAACGGCTTGATTTCAGCAAGACCGAGTCTCAGGAACGGGATAACAAAGGAAGGTCCAAGAAACCCCCTAAATCTGAAATTAACGACGGGAAAGATCCTCTAATGGACTCCGACAAGCTGGCAGCACGGAAGAGGCGCTTCGGTGATCCTATTAGTAAAGGCGTAAAACCAAAAAGGGGTCGAGTTGAGGATGACCAGACTACTGGGGCTGGCCAACCTGCCGATTCTGGGGCAAATTCGTTTGCAAAAGAGCTAGAAAGTGACGTAAAAACGTTAGAAAAAGACGCACAGAAGAGGGATCATTCCAAATCCAGTTCCGACAGGGTGGCCTCTCATCAGAGGGAAGAGTCGGATCCCAGTATAAGAGCCGAGTCACAAAGTGCGTCTGCACGCCAAGGAGAGCATTCTGAGCCTTTGGAGCCTTTAAACTCGAAATCGCATCCTGGCCCAAGCACGTCTAGACAAGTCTCCAACGACGGAAGCCCGGAAAAGGACGCCAAAGGCAAGGACGAATATTTGGACATCGATCTTTCTCAGAGTTATCGCAAGCAGATGGAACAAAACCGAAGACTTCAGCAGCAGCTCCAAGAGTCTGAAAAAGCAGGGAAAACGGAAACCTCTCAAAGTCTGGACACAGAAGATTTAGAGCATCGCAGTTTAGTGCACGAGGTTGGGAAGCCACCACAGGACGTCACTGATAACTCTCCACCGAGCAAAAGCAAGAAGCAAGATCAGTTagaaatggaccttggtagcaAGAGAGAACGTGTATATCGCATTTTTCGCCCGAAGAGCGAAGACCCCGAATGGACCTCGCCAAGGTTTCACGCCTCTCAACACGGAGATGAAGAATTTACAGACGTTCCGCAATTAATCAATGTTAAAGAAGTCAAAGAACAGCCCAGAACGGTAGATAACGCTCACCCGGACTTGGACGTCGGAGTTAAACAGGTACATTGCCCACAAATGTCAAAGTTAAGCACTCCGGTACAGGATGAACAAAGGCGCTGGGAGAGTCGCCTGAAGCAGGACTTGTTACCCGACTTCTCCAGGAACTCTGAGAAAAGGCGTCTCAATCGTAAATATTTAAACTATAGACTCTGGCCTGATTTGGAACCTGGTGAGGTGCATTCTGATTCTGAGGAGGATCGAGAGCAGAAACCGAACTCTCCCATGCCTTCAACCTCGGTGTCTTTTCCTGAgcggcaccgaggagaccggTTATCGGAATCCAAGCTGACCAACTCCCTGGAAAGAAACAAATTCTGTTCCTACGCGCTTGACCAAACCATCACACCGGATACGAAAGCTCTGCTGGAGCGAGCAAAGTCTTTGTCCTCTTCGAGAGAAGATAATTGGTCCTTTCTTGACTGTGACTCGCATTTTGCGAGTTTCAGAAGCAGGAAAGATACAGAGAAGGTAGAATCCACGCCCCGCCCGACGCCTTCATGGTACATGAAGAAAAAGAAAGCACGAAGCGAGTCTGACGATAAACTAGACGACAGGAAGGAAGATCCTAAACCGGCGGAACAAGAGAGGCGAGAGCTTTTTGCTTCGCGCTTTCTCCACAGTTCTATTTTCGAACAAGACTCGAGGCGCCTTCAGCATCTTGAAAAGAAACATGAAGATGCTGCAAATGCTTTTCCAGGTGGTCAGCAAGGCCAAATCGAAGGTCAGCCTGACCCGGAACCGGTCGTCCTTTTCCATGATCGCTTTTTAGAGTTGACGAGGCTGCAGCAACAGAAGGGAAAAGACCCGTCTCAGCAAGATCCCCAAAAAGATGAAAGTGTCGAGGAAAAAGCGAATGATAAAACACAGGAGGAGCAGAAATCGACCCAGCAACCCAGTGCTGTTGAGTCTAATGTGCAGCAAGCTGAGATTAAACCAGTCAGCCCTGCACAGGTACCTCAGACAAGCCCTGTGCAAAGCATTCAGACCAACACTGTCCAGGAACCTCAGAAGTCACCACCAGTCATCCAGACTAAAGAGTTATCACCACAACCAGAAGCGGTTTCTGTCCGAGCTCCTTCCCCTAAACAACCAAGTCCTCCAGTTAAAGAAGAAAAGCAGCCTGAACAACCCGTTACTTCTCAGTCAAGTTCACTGCCCCAAGAAATGCCTGAAATTCAGGAGCCAAAACCTTCGCTAAATGAGACTAGGGTAAGCCCTACTAAAGAGATGGAAGTGACTAAAGACGGAAATGATGAGGAGTTATCCAGCAGTAATACACAGACCACTGACGCCCAACTAAACAGTGAACCAGAACCCGAACCAAAGAGTGAGCTCCCAGAATTACAGAATTCTCCCTCCCCTATGATTGTGAATGAACCAGGCGTGTTAGAAAAACCTGAGCCTGAAACCATAGAGGCAGAACTGCTACTCAGAGAGGTTCACCCAAAAGGTGCTGACAGTTACACTGCAGAGGAACCGGTTTCTCCTCTGCCCAAGTCGAAAAGTAAGAAGGCGAAGGCCTCTCCTACAACGCCAGTTGCTCCTCTGACCTCAACAAACACGCCAGATAAACAAACTACGCGCAAAAGTGAGCGGATCGATAGAGAAAAGCTTAAGCGTTCATCTTCTCCCAGAGGAGAGCAATCTAAAGCAGTTTCAGATTCCAAAACAACTGCCAAGTCTCCTATTCATAGCCCCGAGCCGGAAGGTACAGAGCAGAACGCGCTCTCTGGAAGATCAAGGCGTAAAAATGTGCGTTCGGTTTATTTGAAGAATCCGAACAAAGAGGAATCTGTACCACAGCCTGTCAAGGAAGCGGAGTCACCACGTGGTGCACGCAAACGTGGTGTAGATAAAGATTCAGTGCAACAGCAACCGGCAGAGCCCGAAAGCCTTCCTGCACCGACGACCTCGAGACGCGGACGTCCACCCAAGAATCGACGCCAAGGAGAAGATCTTGCAGGTGGGAAAAACGAGCGGTCAAAGTTGTCTGACGCTAAGGAGAGTGATATCAGTGAAAACAGTGATGCCATCACTAAAGTGGGCAAAGGCAAGCATTCACCTCAGACCACAAAATCAGCAAATCAGGGCACTGTATCTGGATTTGGCAAGAAAGGAGACAACATTTCTGAGCCTATGGCCTCTGGTGTGGACATGGAGTCTCAGGACGGCACCGTCCAGCAGGATGGTGGTCCATCAGTGGAAAACGACACAAAGGAGGAAAGCATTTTAGAAACAAAGCAAGAGAAGGACAGAGAGACTCCACTAGAAGGTGCTGCTGGAGGCCAAAATAAACCATGCGATCCCGTTCAGGAAGCCTCATCCTTAGAGAAAAGTGGAAGACCAAAGCCAACTAGACTCAATCGCAACCCAAAGATAGTGACTGACGATAAATCTCTAATTCTCAAAGATCTCAGAATCAGGCTCGATGTGACTGAGGTAAAGGCAACTCTTCAAACAGGCGAGGATGAATCCGGGCATGACGAGTCACCTAAAAAGATGCTTGGTACATCCCCTAAAGAGCCAATACCAGAACCCAGGTTTGAGAAGGAAATCATGATGGACGAAGATACAATTAAAGAAGAGTCTATAACACCTCCCCCAAAGGTTAAGGATCCTAATGAGGCATTGTTATTCCGCCAAATGGAACTAGAACAAGCTGTGGAGAACATAGCCAAGCTTACAGAGGACCCTACACCCATGCAGTTTAAAATCCCAAATGAGTCACAACCTACTGAACTTGTTGTGGAGCCCGAGATTGAGCCAGAAGGAGACAAGCCAGCTAATCCCGCTAGTGAAACGGAACTTGCTGCCGCTATCGATTCCATCACATCTGAAGACATGTCCTGCAGCCTGCCACAAGACCAAATCATAAGTTCTGTCATCAATCCAGAGCCAGGCATCCAAACTCTGGTACCAGATGCAAAAGTTGCTGAAAGTGATGTGGATTCGGCCACTATCCAAGAGGACGCCTCCAATACGGGAGCAACAAAAAAGGGGGCTAAAGGAAGACCAAAGGCTCAAAAAAGAGCTAAAGGCCCGAGGGCTGTGAACAAAAAGGATGCAGCCAAAGAGATGGTAATCGATGCAGAGAGTTCGTCTGTAAAGTCACCAGAGTCTTTACCTCCAGAGATACCCACAGGAACAGAGACCTCACCACCAGCAGCTGCAGTGATTACTCCCACATCCAAGCAGGATATGAGTTTACCGGTCAATGTTACTGAAGTTCCTAAAGTGACCGAGGTTCCTCTTAAAGAACAGCCTGACCTGCCAAAACCATCAGGTCTTCCAGTAAGCAAAAGCCCAACGTCCATTAAGCCTCAGCCCAATCCTTATGATTGTAcatctccatctgtttctcccaCAAGTATTTGCCTCAAACCTTTACATCAAAGTCGACCCCCAATTTCCCCCACAGACCAACTGAATCAGTCTAAAGAGACCGCAGTGCTCACCAATTCAGTAATGCCTACAGCTCCGGTGGAGAGCCCAACGATGCATCCCAGCAGCGATCTACGTAAAATTCTCGCAAAGCCGAGAGGTATCCCAATCCCAGAGGTTAATGCTATTCCTGGGGCCATACATGCAAGGGAGAGTGATGCCAAAAATGTCCCACATGAGAACAGGCAGCCTTCTATTTCAGCTCAACCCTTAGTTCGACCGCCAGCGTCCTTAGCATCTCCAGAAACAAAGCAATCGGTCATTTCTGTAATCGCCTCCACAGCCTCGGTCATCAGTCGAATCTGCAACCCTTCTGAATCAGAGGAGACGCACAGTGTTCCAATAAATAATCCCTTTGTGGAAAAGCAACCACCCAAACCAGTGTACCAGCCCAGCATGGAGGAAAGCGGCGCTTATCATGGACCGCCCGGTGGAGAGGAGGGTGGAAACGCAAGTCGCTATATAGTAGAGAACACATCCTTGAGCACAGGCCCTCCTCCTGCAGGCCTAAGGGTAAACACCTCGGAGGGAGTGGTAGTGCTTAGTTACTCTGGGCAGAAAATCGAGGGTCGACAACGGATTAGTGCCAAGATCAGCCAGATCCCACCTCCTAGTGCCATAGACATAGAATCCCAGCAGCTGGTATCAATGCCTCCGATCAAACCAGAACTTTACGGTGCATCCCAGCGAGACTCACCCAAGGGTCCAGTTCCGTCATCGGATCATGGCCATTCTCTGAAGTCACAGGCAAATATGTCTTCTAAGCATGAATCTGGGCCAGACAAGTTGGATCCCTACTCTCCTGTGCAAAGTGGTGTTGTAAAAAGAATACAGCAGACTCCTGGTCCATCACAGGTCATAGGTTTTCATCCCTCAGACTACACTATTCTAATGAAGCATCCAAAAAAGGCAGAAGGGAATGAATCTCCCTGGGTGTCGGCTATAAGTCCTGCCATAAGCCCTCATCTTCCCTCTGCAGCTGGTAACCATGTTGGGTTTATACCAGGAACACCTACAGATAGACCCCCTTCACATATTCAGCCCTTACAGGAACCAAGATCTCCAAGGAAATCTGGACATCCCCATTCTCCCTTTGCTAAAGTGTCCTCGCCTATTGGCTCTTCATCTCCCAAAGCTGTTTCAATGGTCTTGCAACCGGGTTTGCCTACAATTTCTCAGTACATCCCCAGTGTGCATCATTCTGAACAGTCAGTCATCATGCCTCCTCATAGTTCCCACGGCGGTCTGGGAAGAATTTCTCCTCACCGGGTGGGCCAGGCCATTACCATGGGTCATCTTTCTCAAGGAGAGGTCAGAGTTAACACGCCACCTCTGGTAATGAGCTATGGCATTCATAACGAAGGCCTTGCATCATCCTGGCCACCAGGCCAACAGCGCTCGACGTCTCCTCAGGCTGTAGTGAACCGAGAGATGGTCCTCAAGGTTAACCCAGCCAATGCCAGAGGCCACGATGGACTAGGGAGACCACCAGCTACTCAACTAAAACAAGACTCAATACCTGCAGAGTACCGCGGGCCAGTTCACAGCGGAATGGCGCTGGACCGATTTAACATGTCGGCGAGAGACATGCGAATGCTCATTCACCACCAGCAGGGGGAGCGTCCGTCTGGAGAGCTGCACCCAGGCCACATTGCAGAGGCTGCCAACTCGACCACGAACATCGCCGCGTCCCTTTCTCCACGGCCACACCTCTTACAAAAAGGCGTGTCCGACAAGGATGCCGTAAAGCAATCTGAAATTAAGAGGTCCACGTCACCACCAGGAAAAGAAGGAATCATGGGGATTCGTGGTGCAGTCCCTGCGATTGCCTCCCCTCAGCGGGTACATCTGATCCCCTCCGGGGCCGTTCCACAGTTTCCTGAGTATTCGACCATGTACACCAACCTACGCACCGTCCACTCCCAGTTTTCCGAAAGCTCCCCTCTGGGAATGAGCCAGCCTCCTCGCAATATCACACCCTCACAG ggTGTTCAAGAATCCGACCGCAGCCAGACGCCGACGGAAACGAACATGGAGCATGTCGAGCACCAGCAGGTCAACATGGTCCAGCTGCTAACG CGGTACCCGATTGTGTGGCAAGGCCTGTTGGCACTAAAGAACGATACCGCTGCGGTCCAGCTGCACTTTGTATGCGGAAACAAGTCTCTGGGGCTGCGCTCCCTCCCTGTGCCAGAGACTGGCGCTCTCCTCCGTATCGTCCAGAGGATGAGATTAGAGACGCAACAGCTCGAAGGAGTAGCTCGCAGAATGACC GGCGAGAGTGACTTCTGCCTCCTGCTGGCCATGCCGTGCGGTCGAGATACAGAAGACGTGGTGAACCAGACCCAAGTTCTCAAATCGGCCTTTATCAACTACCTGAAGGCCAAGCTGGCGGCGGGAATCATCAACGTACCCAACCCTGGATCCAATCAG CCTGCCTACGTGCTGCAGATTTTCCCTCCGTGCGAGTTTTCGGAGAGTCACCTCTCACGACTGGCTCCTGACCTTCTAAACCAGATCTCCAGTATTTCTCCTCACCTCATGATCGTCATCACCTCCGTCTGA